The region TGGTAAAAAGTGGGTTAGGCCAGAAACCAATAATAAAAGTGCAGGTTCAGACTCAAAGCAGCTTGCTTCTTTAGAGGGTAATATTGATGACAAGAATTTCGCTTCAGATCAGATTTCAACTCTTGCTTCAGGGAATACACCTTCCGACGCTTCATAAGCTTCTCTAATTAATTTTCATTGTGAATCACGAGAAAACAAACGACGGTAATAATCGTCCTTCCTACAAAGAATCTCTTAATCTCTTAAAAACAAGCTTCAGCATGCGAGCTAATGCAATTGTTCGCGAGCCTGAACTTCAGCAATTTTGGAAAGAAAAAGGAATTGATTTTGAGCTTGGCTTAGCCAACAAAGGTTCTACTTTTACGCTGCATGATGGACCTCCTTATGCAAATGGAAATCTTCATATGGGACATGCTCTCAACAAGATTCTAAAAGACATAATTAACAAGTATCAAATTCTTAAAGGAAGCAAAGTTCGTTTTGTGCCTGGATGGGATTGCCATGGATTGCCTATTGAATTACAGGTCCTCAAAACTCTTGATAGAAAAGAGCGTGAAGATTTAACTCCGATCAAATTGAGGAAAAAAGCTGCTGCATATGCTCACAAGCAGATTGCTCTTCAAAAAGATGGGTTTCGTCGATGGGGAATTTGGGCTGATTGGGATAACCCTTATTTAACTCTTCAAAAAGAATATGAAGCTGCTCAGATTAAATTGTTTGGAGAGATGGCTTTCAAGGGGTATATCTATAGAGGTCTTAAGCCAGTACATTGGAGTCCAAGTTCTAGAACAGCTTTAGCAGAAGCAGAGTTGGAATACCCAGAAGGTCATACAAGTCCAAGCATTTATGTTGCTTTTAGTGTTGTTAAACTTCCAAACCTTTTGCAAGAGTCTTTAAGTAAACAAGGCTTGGCACTACCAGTGCATGAAGATGGGTTAAGTAATAAGTTAAAAGTAGCTATATGGACAACAACTCCTTGGACTTTACCTGCCAATATGGCAGTAGCTGTTAATGAGAATATTGATTATATTATTGCAAAAGATAATTCTGAAAAGTTACTAATTATAGCCTCAGATCTTCGTGAAATAGTCAGTGAAGAAATTGGATCACCTTTAGAAAAGGTTGCAATAGTAAAAGGCAAAATGTTAGATGGAGTTTTATACAAACACCCTTTATTTGATAGCTTAAATCCATTTGTGTTAGGAGGAAATTATATTACAACCGAGTCTGGTACGGGAATAGTTCATACAGCGCCAGGTCATGGTGTTGATGACTTTAACACTGGAATGAAGTACAAGCTTCCTATAATATGCCCTGTTGATGAAAAGGGTTTCTTTACTTCTGAAGCAGGTGATTTTGAGGGCTTAAATGTTTTAAAAGATGCTAATACTAAGATTATTAATGCTTTAAAAGAATCTGGTTGCTTGTTAAAGGAAAAACCCTATATACATAAATATCCATATGACTGGAGAACAAAAAAACCAACTATTTTTCGTGCTACAGAACAGTGGTTTGCATCAGTTGAAGGATTTAGAAATGATGCCTTAAATTCTATTGAAAAGGTAGAATGGTTACCACAATCAGGTAAAAAGCGCATTAAATCAATGGTTGAGGATAGAGGTGATTGGTGTATTTCTAGGCAGCGTAATTGGGGCGTCCCTATACCGGTTTTTTATTCAAAGGAAGGGTCAAAAGTTCTTTTAAATGAAGCTACTATTAAACATATATATAACTTGTTTGTGAAGTATGGAGCAGATGCTTGGTGGGAGTTGCCGATATCAGAACTTCTTCCCAGCAATTATTCATCAGAAGCTCATAAGTGGGAAAAAGGAAAAGATACGATGGATGTTTGGTTTGACTCTGGATCTAGTTGGACATCAGTAATTTCTAAATCAGATGAACTTAATTATCCGGCTGATCTTTATTTAGAAGGTTCAGATCAACATCGAGGTTGGTTCCAGTCTTCATTACTTACTTCTGTTGCAGTAAATAGTCATGCTCCATACTTAAAAGTCCTTACTCATGGCTTTGCATTAGATGAAAATGGTCGAAAAATGAGCAAATCATTAGGTAACATTATTGATCCTTGGAAAATTATAAATGGTGGAAATAATAAGAAATTGGAACCAGCTTATGGTGCAGATGTCCTTAGGCTTTGGGTAAGCTCTGTTGATTATTCAGTAGATGTACCAATTGGGAATAACATTTTAAGTCAATTGTCAGATGTTTATAGGAAAGTAAGAAATACCGCACGTTATCTTTTAGGTAATTTGCATGATTTTGACCCAGCTAAAGATGGATTGGATATAGGAGATTTACCTATTTTAGATCGTTGGATGCTTAATAGGACAGCTGATGTTGTTGATGAGATTTCAATAGCATTTGAAAGATATGAGTTCTCAAAGTTCTTTCAGCTATTGCAGAGCTTCTGTGTAGTTGATTTATCTAATTTTTATTTAGATATAGCTAAAGATAGGCTATATGTTAGTGCCCCAAATGATTTTAGGAGGAGATCATGCCAATATGTTTTATCTCTAATTGTAGAGCGCCTTGCTGGAGTTATTTCTCCAGTTTTAAGTCATACAGCAGAAGATATTTGGCAGAATATCCCTTATAAACTAAATGAAGAGTCTGTATTTCAAAGGTACTGGCCTAAAGTTCCAGATTCTTGGAGAGATTCTTCTTTCAATAAACCAATCAATCAAATTAGAGAATTAAGAACTTCTGTCAACCGTGCTTTAGAAGATTGTAGAACTAGACAAGAATTAGGATCTTCTCTTGAGGCTTCTGTTCGCATTTCTCCAATTAATGAATCACTTCAAAATTCTCTTACATTTCTTCAGGAAAATGGTCACAATTCTGTTGATAATTTATTTGATTGGTTAATTGTTTCTAAAGTTCAAATAGGAGGAGAGCCATGGGCTGAGGTATTATTTACTAAAGAAGATGATATTGGTGTTATTGAAATAGCAAAATCTAGAGGAGCTAAATGTGAAAGATGTTGGCATTATGAATTGGATATTGGTCAATACGAAAGGCATCCATTACTATGTGGTAGATGCGTTGATATTATTGAACGAATAGATTAAATCATGATCAATAAAATAAATTATTTTTTATATCTTTATCAATCATTATTTTAAGTTAATCTAAAAATCTCCTGCGATTCTACCTTGCTTAGGCAGGCGTATAATAGCCCATTGTATAAAACCCACTATATAAATAATTAAAGCTAAATAACCTATAAAAGCGGACAAGGCTTCTGTCCAATTGGCTCCAAATAAAAAGTTAAAAATACTCCTTATGATTTGATTTAAACCTGATGGAGCTTCTCTCCAGTAATTACAATTTTGACTATTGATATTATTAACGCATTCTAAACTTATAAATGAAAGTGTTATATAAAAGCAACTATAGAAACTTAGTGACCATCGCCATGCTTTTAATACTAATGCTATGGTTTTATGTCGAGGAAATTCATTTATTTCTTCATTTAAATCTATCCAAAACCATATTGAGGTAAGAATTAGTAATGGTGAAAGAAAAGATGTTAAGTAACCAATAGGCCTATTGCCAATCAATAGAAGCATGCTTATAAACATTAGACTTGCAACCTTCCAATAAATTGACAAGAGCCTAACGATGGGAGATTCTTTTTTCATCGAAGCCCAAATAAAAATTACTAATGGAAGCCCAAATGCAAAAGTGGCTCCTAGTCTGTATGAAAGCCAGACGAGAGTGCTGTATGAGATTTCTGTCACAAAAAGAACTTTCAATTTAGTTATTATTAATCTATACCACTATTATTTGCTATGAAGCTAAGGACTTTTAATAAGCTCTAAATAGTGCGACAACATGTAAACCCCTTAAGCCACTTTTTTCAGCTTCATAATGAGCTGCCTAGGCCTGAGGATTTATTTGAAAGTATTGATTTACCTATTCATTTAGATATTGGTTGCGCAAGAGGTAAGTTTTTAATTGATATGGCAGCTGATAATGCCCAATGGAACTTTCTTGGAGTTGAAATTAGAGAGCCTCTAGTATTTGCGGCTGAAAAAGAAAGAATTGAATTAGGTCTTACTAATTTGAGATTTTTCTTTTGTAATGCAAATATAAGCTTAGAAAAATGGTTTCTTAGTTTAGAAAATGGACAATTAAAAAGAGTTTCTATTCAATTTCCAGATCCTTGGTTTAAAAAGCGTCACAGGAAGAGGAGAGTATTAAATCAGTCTTTTCTATTTCTTTTGGCACAAAGTCTTGATATTGGATCGGAATTATTTATTCAATCTGATGTAATAAGTGTTATGGATGAAATGACTGAGATTATTGAGCTTAGTCATTTTTTTGATCGGCATAGTAAATACTCTGAATCTAATTTAAATGCTAATCCTTTTAAATTTTGTACTGAACGCGAGAAATATGCAATTCATCAAGGAGTAAAAGTATATCGTCAATTATATTTTAGGAATAGTACAGGAATTTTATAGCTAATTTATTTATTAGTAAATAATCTATATTTGTATTGACTTAGTATCTAGTTGATTTAATTGAATTCTTCCAAAGCTATTTTTGCAATCTTAGTTGTCAATGACTCGACTAATAATTTATCTATTGATTCGACCATGACTCTTACTAATGGCTCTGTTCCACTTTTCCTGATAAATACTCTTCCTTCTTTCCCAAGATCTAATTCGGCTTCCGCTATTGATAAACGAAACTTTTCAGATTTGTTTAAATAATTTTGAGTTATATGCTTAGCTATAGGAACACTAATTAGCTTTTGTGGATAAGGCTTGAAGCTTTGATCACGCCATTCTGAAAGAAGAATTCCTTTGCGATTACATATACTTGAGAGCTGTATTGCAGCTAAAAGTCCATCTCCACATAAGTCGTTAAGTGTAGATAAAATGTGACCTGATTGCTCTCCTCCAAGACTAGCTTTATTTGTTAACATAGCCTTATGAACATGCTGGTCACCTACAGGAGTTCTTGTTAGCTTCCCACCTCTATTTAGCCATGCTTTTTCTAAACCTAAGTTAGACATTACAGTTGTGACTAGCCTTTGCTCAGGAAGCATATTTTTATCTTGAAGAGATGATCCCCATAAATACAGAGAATGGTCTCCATCGATTACTCGGCCTTTTCCATCTATTGCAATCATTCGATCAGCATCTCCATCAAATGCAAAACCCATTTGAGCGTTTGATTCAAGAACAACTTTTTTAATATGCTCAAGGTGTGTTGAACCGCAATTAACATTTATCTTTTCACCATCTGGAATCGCATTTATGCTTATTACGTTGGCTCCTAAAGCTTTAAATAGTTTTTCTCCGCATGAAGATGCAGATCCCCAGCATAAATCTAGAACAATTGGTATATCAATTAAACTTTCTTTATCTACGGTGTTTAAAAGACTATTTTTATAATCTTTTAAAAGGTCATTACGATTAATACAATTATCTTTGTCTTTACAAATAGGAATCAGTACTTTTCTTTTTAGTTTGTTATCGATAAAGATTTGCTTTTCTAAAGATATTTTTTCACCAGTTTTGTCAAAAATCTTTATTCCATTGTCTTCAGGAGGATTGTGACTTGCTGAGATCATAAGACCTCCAGAAGCATTGTACTTTTTGATCAGATGAGATACTGCAGGCGTAGGGCATAACCCTAGTAACCATATTTCTCTATTCTTTGTAGCTAATCCATGAGCCAAAGCAGAAGCAATTCTTTCGCTACTTGCTCTTGAATCTTGACCTATAAGAATGGGTCCTTCTCCAAGAAGAACATGATTGCACCAATAACCAATCTGAGAAACCAATGAATTAGTTAAAAATGTTTGCGATTTGCCTCGTATTCCATCAGTGCCAAAAAAACTAAGAGCTTGCTCATCATTTAAATCACCAACATGACTGATTGTGTTGGTGGACATTGGAAAATAAATTTCAAATTTATTGAAAGATAGCTTACATGGCAACATTTCAAACGCAAGCTATTCTGAAAATGACTGAGTACTTGTAAGAAATTTTTGCTTTGTGGAAAGCCCTTCTTTGATTGAATTAACAAAGATTCAAAGAATTTATTTGTTGATTGCTTCTTTTGTATTGGCTTGTTTCCTTTTTTTGCTCAGAGGTGGACTTGGACTTAATTCAGAAAAGTCTTTGAATATTCTTGCACTTAGCTCA is a window of Prochlorococcus marinus subsp. marinus str. CCMP1375 DNA encoding:
- the ileS gene encoding isoleucine--tRNA ligase; the encoded protein is MNHEKTNDGNNRPSYKESLNLLKTSFSMRANAIVREPELQQFWKEKGIDFELGLANKGSTFTLHDGPPYANGNLHMGHALNKILKDIINKYQILKGSKVRFVPGWDCHGLPIELQVLKTLDRKEREDLTPIKLRKKAAAYAHKQIALQKDGFRRWGIWADWDNPYLTLQKEYEAAQIKLFGEMAFKGYIYRGLKPVHWSPSSRTALAEAELEYPEGHTSPSIYVAFSVVKLPNLLQESLSKQGLALPVHEDGLSNKLKVAIWTTTPWTLPANMAVAVNENIDYIIAKDNSEKLLIIASDLREIVSEEIGSPLEKVAIVKGKMLDGVLYKHPLFDSLNPFVLGGNYITTESGTGIVHTAPGHGVDDFNTGMKYKLPIICPVDEKGFFTSEAGDFEGLNVLKDANTKIINALKESGCLLKEKPYIHKYPYDWRTKKPTIFRATEQWFASVEGFRNDALNSIEKVEWLPQSGKKRIKSMVEDRGDWCISRQRNWGVPIPVFYSKEGSKVLLNEATIKHIYNLFVKYGADAWWELPISELLPSNYSSEAHKWEKGKDTMDVWFDSGSSWTSVISKSDELNYPADLYLEGSDQHRGWFQSSLLTSVAVNSHAPYLKVLTHGFALDENGRKMSKSLGNIIDPWKIINGGNNKKLEPAYGADVLRLWVSSVDYSVDVPIGNNILSQLSDVYRKVRNTARYLLGNLHDFDPAKDGLDIGDLPILDRWMLNRTADVVDEISIAFERYEFSKFFQLLQSFCVVDLSNFYLDIAKDRLYVSAPNDFRRRSCQYVLSLIVERLAGVISPVLSHTAEDIWQNIPYKLNEESVFQRYWPKVPDSWRDSSFNKPINQIRELRTSVNRALEDCRTRQELGSSLEASVRISPINESLQNSLTFLQENGHNSVDNLFDWLIVSKVQIGGEPWAEVLFTKEDDIGVIEIAKSRGAKCERCWHYELDIGQYERHPLLCGRCVDIIERID
- a CDS encoding DUF3177 family protein, encoding MTEISYSTLVWLSYRLGATFAFGLPLVIFIWASMKKESPIVRLLSIYWKVASLMFISMLLLIGNRPIGYLTSFLSPLLILTSIWFWIDLNEEINEFPRHKTIALVLKAWRWSLSFYSCFYITLSFISLECVNNINSQNCNYWREAPSGLNQIIRSIFNFLFGANWTEALSAFIGYLALIIYIVGFIQWAIIRLPKQGRIAGDF
- the trmB gene encoding tRNA (guanosine(46)-N7)-methyltransferase TrmB codes for the protein MRQHVNPLSHFFQLHNELPRPEDLFESIDLPIHLDIGCARGKFLIDMAADNAQWNFLGVEIREPLVFAAEKERIELGLTNLRFFFCNANISLEKWFLSLENGQLKRVSIQFPDPWFKKRHRKRRVLNQSFLFLLAQSLDIGSELFIQSDVISVMDEMTEIIELSHFFDRHSKYSESNLNANPFKFCTEREKYAIHQGVKVYRQLYFRNSTGIL
- a CDS encoding phosphoglucosamine mutase, which translates into the protein MSTNTISHVGDLNDEQALSFFGTDGIRGKSQTFLTNSLVSQIGYWCNHVLLGEGPILIGQDSRASSERIASALAHGLATKNREIWLLGLCPTPAVSHLIKKYNASGGLMISASHNPPEDNGIKIFDKTGEKISLEKQIFIDNKLKRKVLIPICKDKDNCINRNDLLKDYKNSLLNTVDKESLIDIPIVLDLCWGSASSCGEKLFKALGANVISINAIPDGEKINVNCGSTHLEHIKKVVLESNAQMGFAFDGDADRMIAIDGKGRVIDGDHSLYLWGSSLQDKNMLPEQRLVTTVMSNLGLEKAWLNRGGKLTRTPVGDQHVHKAMLTNKASLGGEQSGHILSTLNDLCGDGLLAAIQLSSICNRKGILLSEWRDQSFKPYPQKLISVPIAKHITQNYLNKSEKFRLSIAEAELDLGKEGRVFIRKSGTEPLVRVMVESIDKLLVESLTTKIAKIALEEFN